In one Thermosipho ferrireducens genomic region, the following are encoded:
- a CDS encoding glycosyltransferase: MENWILYVLYNVLVSLIIVLLGKYKNEKRTNYLHENRNPDYNPLVSVVIPTWNEEEVIENTIKTVMKSSYGKIEVIVIDDNSTDMTYEIAKKLEKDYDNLVVVKKQGVRGKPQSINEAMKIAKGEIILFLDADARIPENYISSHIFCFSNPNVDMIFTNFESYNFRFRPVFIVQEIYFNFVKAIFYSNLFVRMIFMGNGLFFRRKLIEKLLPIDPQTLVDDFSMATKLSKMKVKEYYSTYPYIEIQYALNFKDLWKQHKRWYVGGFREMFKKYKEGNKGYLFLYLFVGFIVLLPVLSLIFDILFGLHTFTFVSALLFGIYALISVSSFDSRKMGLFSLFYAILYTPVMMGFEFLVLLVSLILGPFNKVKKWHRVERDRI; encoded by the coding sequence ATGGAAAATTGGATTTTGTACGTTCTTTATAATGTGTTGGTGTCGCTTATAATTGTTTTACTTGGTAAGTATAAAAATGAAAAGAGAACAAACTACTTGCATGAGAACAGGAATCCTGATTATAATCCTTTGGTTAGTGTTGTGATTCCAACATGGAATGAAGAAGAGGTTATAGAAAATACTATTAAAACTGTTATGAAAAGTAGTTATGGAAAAATTGAAGTTATAGTGATCGATGATAATTCTACTGATATGACATATGAAATTGCTAAAAAATTAGAAAAGGATTATGATAATCTTGTTGTTGTAAAAAAGCAAGGAGTTCGTGGGAAACCACAATCTATTAATGAAGCAATGAAAATAGCAAAAGGTGAAATAATATTGTTTCTTGATGCAGATGCGAGGATTCCAGAAAATTATATTTCATCACATATATTCTGTTTTTCCAATCCAAATGTAGATATGATTTTCACAAATTTTGAGTCATATAATTTTAGATTTAGACCAGTGTTTATTGTGCAGGAAATATATTTTAATTTTGTAAAAGCGATATTTTATTCTAATTTGTTTGTTAGAATGATCTTTATGGGGAATGGCCTGTTTTTCCGAAGAAAGCTTATAGAGAAATTATTACCTATTGATCCTCAAACATTAGTAGATGATTTTAGTATGGCAACGAAGTTATCAAAAATGAAAGTTAAAGAATACTATTCTACATATCCTTATATAGAAATTCAATATGCATTAAATTTTAAAGATCTCTGGAAGCAACACAAGAGGTGGTATGTTGGCGGTTTTAGAGAGATGTTTAAAAAGTATAAGGAAGGAAATAAAGGTTATTTGTTTCTCTATTTGTTTGTTGGTTTTATAGTACTTTTGCCTGTTCTTTCATTAATTTTTGACATTTTGTTTGGTCTGCATACCTTCACATTTGTCAGTGCGCTTCTATTTGGAATTTATGCTTTGATCTCTGTAAGTTCATTTGACAGCAGAAAAATGGGATTGTTTTCTCTTTTTTATGCGATACTTTACACTCCAGTAATGATGGGATTTGAATTTTTGGTATTACTTGTAAGTTTAATTCTTGGTCCATTTAACAAAGTTAAGAAGTGGCATAGAGTTGAGCGTGATAGAATATAA
- the hutI gene encoding imidazolonepropionase translates to MIYVHAERLLTPIGEAPKKGKEMSKIMEEFDVDIVLEKGKVVDILKHKSVKDFTLHVKLATPGLIDPHTHIPFYGRRAKEFYMRSRGKSYSEIFSEGGGIHSTVRFVRNATIGEIVNFNLPFLKEFLRRGVVAIEGKSGYGLDKFTELKQLKALKILNEVQEVHIAPTFLGFHAIPLDREKEDYVGTVKTWLDDVKAFSDTVDVFCDYGVFLPEDIEGFFVELKKNGFKLRFHADEIKNVGATRLAVKLGAVSADHLLKITDDDIREVSNSDTVAVLMPGTSFYLGEEYAPARKLIEYGAAVALASDFNPGSCPVYEPAFVMHLALKFLKMEPEEILTAYTLNAAYVLGIENGAILPGRKCDIALWNTTEFLDIPYMFQYNFLSGVVINGKVKLYENVP, encoded by the coding sequence ATGATTTATGTACATGCGGAACGGTTGCTTACACCGATAGGAGAAGCTCCTAAGAAAGGGAAAGAAATGTCAAAAATAATGGAAGAGTTTGACGTTGATATAGTGCTTGAGAAAGGAAAAGTTGTTGATATATTAAAGCACAAGTCTGTCAAGGATTTCACATTACATGTTAAACTTGCGACTCCTGGACTTATAGATCCACATACTCATATACCATTTTATGGGAGAAGAGCAAAAGAGTTTTATATGCGAAGTAGAGGGAAAAGCTATTCAGAGATATTTTCAGAAGGTGGAGGTATACACAGTACTGTAAGATTTGTGAGAAATGCGACAATTGGAGAAATAGTAAATTTTAATTTACCTTTTTTGAAAGAATTTTTAAGAAGAGGTGTGGTTGCAATTGAAGGAAAAAGCGGGTACGGTCTCGACAAATTCACAGAACTAAAGCAACTCAAAGCGTTAAAAATTCTCAACGAGGTACAGGAAGTTCATATTGCGCCAACTTTCCTGGGATTTCACGCTATTCCGCTGGATAGAGAAAAAGAAGATTATGTAGGTACAGTAAAGACGTGGCTTGATGATGTAAAAGCTTTTTCAGATACTGTAGATGTGTTTTGCGATTACGGAGTTTTTCTTCCAGAGGATATAGAAGGGTTTTTTGTAGAGCTTAAGAAAAATGGTTTTAAGTTAAGATTTCACGCAGATGAAATTAAAAATGTTGGAGCCACAAGACTCGCGGTAAAACTTGGGGCAGTTTCAGCAGATCATCTTTTGAAAATCACAGATGATGATATAAGAGAAGTAAGTAATTCGGACACTGTTGCTGTGCTTATGCCTGGGACAAGCTTTTATCTGGGAGAAGAATATGCTCCTGCAAGAAAGTTAATAGAATATGGAGCAGCAGTTGCTCTGGCATCTGATTTTAATCCAGGTTCCTGTCCAGTTTATGAGCCAGCGTTTGTTATGCACCTTGCATTAAAATTCTTGAAAATGGAACCAGAAGAGATACTCACTGCTTATACCTTAAATGCAGCGTATGTGCTTGGAATTGAAAATGGTGCAATACTTCCTGGTAGAAAATGCGATATTGCATTGTGGAATACTACAGAGTTTTTAGATATTCCATATATGTTTCAGTATAACTTTTTGTCAGGGGTTGTTATAAATGGAAAGGTGAAATTATATGAAAATGTTCCGTAA
- a CDS encoding Maf family protein, translating into MRIVLASGSPRRRKLIKLLGLPYRIEIPKIDEKITGTPESIVISLARKKAMAVNYGEEEIIVAADTVVSIENKVLGKPDNFEEAYDILKLLSGNWHQVYTGVFVITNFESFGFFEKTYVKFRDIPDEFIRYYIASGNPFDKAGGYGIQEVGGLFVEKIVGDYYNVVGLPISRLWFELYSRGYIRYDGGATRKTFESRS; encoded by the coding sequence ATGAGAATAGTGTTAGCTTCTGGATCCCCAAGAAGGAGAAAACTAATAAAACTTCTTGGTCTTCCGTATCGAATAGAAATACCAAAAATAGATGAAAAAATCACTGGTACTCCAGAAAGTATTGTGATCTCTCTTGCCCGGAAAAAAGCAATGGCGGTTAATTATGGAGAAGAAGAAATAATAGTGGCTGCTGATACAGTGGTTTCTATAGAAAATAAAGTTTTAGGAAAGCCCGATAATTTTGAAGAAGCATATGATATTTTGAAATTGCTTTCTGGAAATTGGCATCAGGTTTACACAGGAGTTTTTGTGATAACAAATTTTGAAAGTTTTGGCTTTTTTGAAAAAACTTATGTAAAGTTTAGAGACATACCTGATGAATTTATACGATATTACATTGCCAGTGGTAATCCTTTTGACAAGGCAGGAGGATATGGGATCCAGGAGGTTGGGGGGCTATTTGTTGAAAAAATAGTTGGAGATTATTACAATGTTGTTGGGTTACCAATATCTCGTTTATGGTTTGAGTTATATTCGAGGGGGTATATAAGATATGATGGGGGGGCCACGCGAAAAACTTTTGAATCACGGAGCTGA
- a CDS encoding glycosyltransferase, translated as MALISIIVPVLNEGEILEQTLKKLKLQKFRDFELIVVDNGSTDESVEIAKKYADKVLFESKKGSINAMKKGFENADGEIILACDADSVYDENYLEKIVSTFQKTKNIVALYGPFVFVEKGPIFNFFIWVSYVILDFLSRIFTKTYIVGAANFAIKKSAYFEVGGYTAQENLASQDFRLAKRLSKLGKVKFLPLLIVRTSYRRYEKAGMIKGFFQSLKFWADVAFNKNKLTYEDYYTKDYYREKERKNGK; from the coding sequence ATGGCACTAATAAGTATAATTGTTCCTGTATTAAACGAAGGAGAAATCCTTGAACAGACTTTGAAAAAATTAAAACTTCAAAAATTTAGAGACTTTGAATTAATAGTGGTAGACAATGGTAGTACAGACGAAAGTGTTGAGATAGCTAAAAAATATGCAGATAAGGTATTATTTGAGAGTAAGAAGGGGTCTATAAACGCTATGAAGAAAGGCTTTGAAAATGCAGATGGGGAAATAATACTGGCTTGTGATGCGGATAGTGTTTACGATGAAAATTATTTAGAAAAGATTGTAAGTACTTTTCAAAAAACTAAAAACATAGTAGCATTGTATGGACCTTTTGTTTTTGTTGAGAAAGGTCCAATTTTTAATTTTTTTATCTGGGTTTCTTATGTTATTCTTGACTTTTTATCAAGAATATTTACAAAAACTTACATAGTAGGTGCGGCAAATTTTGCTATAAAAAAATCGGCATATTTTGAGGTGGGTGGATATACGGCTCAAGAGAATCTTGCTTCTCAAGACTTTAGGCTTGCAAAAAGGTTATCAAAATTAGGAAAGGTAAAATTTTTACCGTTACTTATTGTGAGAACGTCTTATAGAAGATATGAAAAAGCAGGGATGATCAAAGGCTTTTTCCAATCCCTTAAGTTCTGGGCGGATGTTGCCTTCAATAAGAATAAATTGACTTATGAGGACTATTATACAAAAGATTATTACAGGGAAAAAGAAAGGAAGAACGGGAAATGA
- a CDS encoding NusG domain II-containing protein has product MKMFRKADILFLLVLITLTFGGLLYSFRGGSDQVDIVQVRVAGELYKTIRTPGTYEIRGKDGKVHSIVHFDGKVAWVTNSDCPLKICEKTGKVGGGGKIICVPNKIVIEVGNTREKQDIQTW; this is encoded by the coding sequence ATGAAAATGTTCCGTAAAGCAGATATATTGTTTCTTCTGGTGCTCATTACATTGACTTTTGGAGGATTGTTGTATAGCTTTCGTGGAGGTTCTGATCAGGTAGACATAGTTCAGGTAAGAGTTGCCGGAGAGCTTTATAAAACTATAAGAACGCCTGGAACTTATGAGATACGTGGCAAAGATGGAAAGGTGCATAGTATAGTGCATTTTGATGGAAAAGTTGCCTGGGTGACCAACTCAGATTGTCCTTTAAAAATATGTGAAAAGACTGGAAAAGTAGGCGGAGGAGGAAAAATAATCTGCGTTCCCAACAAAATAGTAATAGAAGTAGGCAATACCAGAGAAAAGCAAGATATACAAACGTGGTAA
- a CDS encoding lysylphosphatidylglycerol synthase transmembrane domain-containing protein: protein MRKETRVIVGSIIAVIISAIVIYIYSFSLNKNIILNIFSSVKLSQIFIAILLTLFAFGFDGVKHYIVLKTLGQEITLLDAINSCFILAFFSAVTPFSAGGQPFQMVYLNKKGVESTYSMNVVMLRFFEMIFLMFLIDATYIFLFSGSISGISGSLINLGLVLTLATSIVVILGMLFPKKIARILSLIRIPFLEKYIDRNSIEEWFYKLDYVVKTTFLEHKWLVFLDFIMMFVLLIIQSWVFYYAIKIFVPVHINFLQFLSIVNIVNTVVFLVPTPGASGSFEFIYSQALAPFAQNTEAIIKGVLFYRFLVYYLVLAVGIIILIVFAKKSATSKS from the coding sequence ATGAGAAAAGAAACAAGAGTAATTGTTGGAAGTATAATTGCGGTAATTATAAGCGCTATTGTTATATATATTTATAGCTTTTCTTTAAACAAGAATATAATACTCAATATTTTTAGTTCGGTTAAACTTTCCCAGATATTTATTGCCATATTATTAACATTGTTTGCTTTCGGGTTTGATGGAGTGAAGCATTATATAGTTTTGAAAACGTTAGGTCAGGAAATCACTTTGTTAGATGCTATAAATTCTTGTTTTATTCTCGCTTTTTTTTCTGCGGTGACTCCTTTTTCTGCAGGTGGTCAACCATTTCAAATGGTATATTTAAACAAAAAAGGTGTTGAATCAACATACTCAATGAATGTTGTAATGTTGCGTTTTTTTGAGATGATTTTTCTTATGTTTTTGATAGACGCGACTTATATTTTCCTTTTTTCAGGAAGTATTAGCGGTATTTCAGGCAGTTTAATAAATCTGGGTTTAGTTCTTACTCTGGCAACTTCTATTGTGGTGATTCTTGGTATGCTTTTTCCAAAAAAAATAGCAAGAATTTTGTCACTTATTAGAATTCCTTTTCTGGAAAAATATATAGATAGAAACTCAATAGAGGAGTGGTTTTATAAATTAGATTATGTGGTAAAAACAACTTTTCTGGAGCATAAATGGTTAGTGTTTTTGGATTTTATTATGATGTTTGTTCTATTAATTATCCAAAGTTGGGTTTTTTATTACGCCATTAAGATATTTGTACCAGTACATATTAACTTTTTACAGTTTCTTTCAATTGTAAATATTGTAAACACAGTTGTTTTTCTTGTACCAACCCCGGGTGCTAGTGGAAGTTTTGAGTTTATTTATTCACAGGCACTTGCACCCTTTGCTCAAAATACTGAAGCCATAATTAAAGGTGTTTTGTTTTATAGATTTCTTGTATATTATTTAGTTTTAGCTGTTGGGATAATTATTCTTATTGTTTTTGCAAAAAAGAGTGCTACTTCGAAATCTTGA
- the radC gene encoding RadC family protein, protein MMGGPREKLLNHGAERLTNEELIAIVLRTGSSGQNVVRTATLLLEKYEGSLKKLADASLEELTEIRGLGVVKAITIKAVMEIAKRVVRENYEGRVLNKPEKVYEYCLDMTFLKQETVRVILLDSKLKAFSYRDVTLGTVTSSLVHPREIFREAIRSGAVSIIMVHNHPSGEVSPSSEDIKATQKIKEAGKIIDIELVDHIIVGNGYYSFKQKGLL, encoded by the coding sequence ATGATGGGGGGGCCACGCGAAAAACTTTTGAATCACGGAGCTGAAAGATTAACCAATGAAGAGTTAATAGCGATTGTACTTCGGACAGGTAGTTCTGGACAAAACGTGGTAAGAACAGCTACGTTACTTTTGGAGAAATATGAAGGAAGTTTAAAGAAGTTGGCTGATGCAAGCCTGGAAGAGTTGACAGAGATTAGAGGTCTTGGCGTTGTTAAAGCAATTACAATTAAAGCTGTGATGGAGATCGCCAAAAGAGTTGTTAGGGAAAATTATGAAGGAAGGGTTTTAAATAAGCCTGAGAAAGTCTACGAATATTGCCTTGATATGACTTTTTTAAAACAGGAAACAGTTCGTGTTATACTTTTAGATAGTAAGTTAAAAGCTTTCAGTTATAGGGATGTTACACTGGGAACAGTAACAAGTAGTTTAGTTCATCCGCGAGAGATTTTCAGAGAAGCTATTAGAAGTGGTGCAGTATCTATAATAATGGTACACAATCACCCTTCAGGAGAAGTCTCTCCGAGTTCTGAGGATATAAAAGCTACTCAAAAAATAAAAGAAGCTGGAAAAATAATTGATATAGAATTAGTTGATCATATAATAGTAGGGAACGGCTATTACAGTTTTAAACAAAAGGGATTATTATGA
- a CDS encoding Gx transporter family protein has product MVIYSFLISISSVMYVVETIIPYPVPGGKWGFSNFVVLFSAVNLGVIPAIVVATLKSLLGSLFTGTLFSPAFMMGFTGVLFAAILQGILARLFIFGYVGLSIGGMIVNNLVQLLIGSFLIKSSAIYAFLPVMMFLGTISAIANAYLAKKMEDVMNENSVSFWIPKKEKTNKTSWSSVSNRNTKNR; this is encoded by the coding sequence GTGGTAATTTATTCTTTCCTGATTTCTATATCTTCAGTTATGTATGTTGTTGAAACCATCATTCCCTATCCTGTTCCAGGAGGAAAATGGGGATTTTCAAATTTTGTTGTGCTTTTTAGCGCTGTAAATCTGGGAGTGATTCCTGCGATTGTTGTAGCAACTTTAAAATCTTTACTTGGCTCTTTATTTACAGGTACACTATTTTCTCCAGCGTTTATGATGGGATTTACAGGAGTATTATTTGCAGCAATTTTGCAAGGTATTCTGGCCAGGTTGTTTATTTTTGGATATGTAGGTTTGAGTATAGGAGGAATGATAGTAAATAACCTGGTTCAGCTCTTGATAGGGTCTTTTCTTATAAAAAGCTCGGCAATATACGCATTTTTGCCTGTGATGATGTTTCTTGGAACCATTTCAGCTATTGCCAATGCATACTTAGCAAAGAAGATGGAGGATGTAATGAATGAGAATAGTGTTAGCTTCTGGATCCCCAAGAAGGAGAAAACTAATAAAACTTCTTGGTCTTCCGTATCGAATAGAAATACCAAAAATAGATGA